Proteins encoded by one window of Bacteroidota bacterium:
- a CDS encoding excinuclease ABC subunit C, giving the protein MNLDQFNNIEITLPHKPGIYRYYDRESKLLYVGKAKNLKKRVSSYFQKTDHSARIKLMVKQIEKVEFTIVNSESDAFLLENTLIKTQQPKYNVNLKDGKTYPFIVIKNERFPRIFFTRKRIEDGSQYLGPFTSKGKVKSIFEFIKSVFPIRTCNYVLSETNIKNHKFKICLEYHLGNCKGPCEGLMSEQEYMDNVNNIINILKGNLSFVKSSFKQKMQEHVERLEFEAAEVLNKKLASIEDYQGRSTVVNTNIDNVDVFSIADAGNFAVIGYLKIMQGMVTQAKTLELIKKLDESKEELLSIAITELRLQFNSDAKEIIVPVKSELSDDTIVQTIPLAGEKKKLLDLAFKNALYVREEREAGKEKRENKNKNIRILETIKNDFKLTTLPYHIECFDNSNIQGTNPVASMVCFKNAKPSKKDYRHFNIKTVIGPDDFASMHEIVHRRYKRVLEEALPLPQLIVVDGGKGQLSAAVEALKELDIYGKVAICSIAKRLEEIYFPDDQTPLYINKKSESLKVIQQMRDEAHRFAITFHRLKRSNAAITSELDNIKGIGDKAKAALMKEFKSVKRIKNTSLEELAKVVGKAKALLINNYFNPKVLPADEEGGERRKEGGV; this is encoded by the coding sequence ATGAATTTGGATCAATTCAATAATATAGAAATTACACTTCCTCATAAACCTGGTATATATCGGTATTATGACAGGGAGTCTAAATTATTATATGTTGGAAAAGCCAAAAATTTAAAAAAACGCGTGAGCAGTTATTTTCAAAAAACAGATCACAGTGCGCGCATTAAATTGATGGTGAAACAAATTGAAAAAGTTGAATTCACCATTGTAAATTCAGAATCGGATGCCTTTTTATTGGAAAACACTTTAATAAAAACACAACAACCGAAATACAATGTTAATTTAAAGGACGGAAAAACATATCCCTTTATTGTAATAAAAAATGAAAGGTTTCCACGGATATTTTTTACACGAAAGAGGATTGAAGACGGCTCACAATATCTCGGCCCTTTTACCTCCAAAGGGAAAGTAAAATCTATTTTCGAGTTTATTAAATCCGTTTTCCCGATACGAACCTGTAATTATGTTTTATCAGAAACAAATATCAAAAATCACAAATTCAAAATTTGTCTCGAATATCATTTAGGAAATTGTAAAGGGCCATGTGAGGGTTTGATGAGCGAGCAAGAATATATGGATAATGTAAATAACATCATCAATATATTAAAAGGTAATTTGAGTTTTGTAAAAAGCAGTTTCAAACAAAAAATGCAAGAGCACGTTGAGCGATTAGAATTTGAGGCGGCAGAAGTTTTAAATAAAAAACTTGCAAGCATTGAAGACTATCAGGGAAGAAGTACTGTTGTAAACACCAATATTGATAATGTGGATGTTTTCAGCATTGCGGATGCAGGCAATTTTGCAGTTATAGGATATCTAAAAATAATGCAGGGAATGGTTACTCAGGCAAAAACTTTGGAGCTCATTAAAAAACTGGATGAGTCGAAAGAAGAATTATTGAGTATCGCAATAACAGAATTGCGTTTACAATTCAACAGTGATGCTAAAGAAATAATTGTTCCTGTTAAATCGGAATTAAGTGATGACACTATTGTGCAAACTATTCCATTGGCAGGAGAAAAAAAGAAGTTGCTCGATCTTGCATTTAAAAATGCATTATATGTGAGGGAAGAAAGGGAAGCCGGAAAAGAAAAGCGCGAAAATAAAAATAAAAATATCCGTATACTGGAAACCATCAAAAACGATTTTAAACTTACTACGCTACCCTATCATATTGAATGTTTTGATAATTCGAACATACAGGGAACAAATCCGGTAGCAAGTATGGTTTGTTTTAAAAATGCGAAACCAAGTAAAAAAGATTATCGCCATTTTAATATTAAAACAGTAATAGGTCCCGATGATTTTGCGAGTATGCACGAGATCGTTCACAGAAGATATAAACGTGTATTGGAGGAAGCTCTTCCCCTTCCACAATTAATTGTGGTGGATGGTGGAAAAGGGCAATTGTCGGCAGCAGTGGAAGCACTAAAGGAATTAGATATTTATGGCAAGGTTGCAATTTGTTCCATTGCAAAAAGATTGGAGGAAATTTATTTTCCAGATGACCAAACGCCCTTATATATAAATAAAAAAAGCGAGAGTCTGAAAGTAATTCAACAAATGCGCGATGAGGCACATCGTTTTGCAATTACCTTTCATCGATTAAAAAGAAGTAATGCTGCCATCACGTCTGAGCTTGATAATATAAAAGGAATAGGAGATAAAGCAAAAGCTGCTTTGATGAAAGAATTTAAATCCGTAAAACGGATCAAAAATACTTCACTGGAAGAACTTGCTAAAGTTGTAGGCAAGGCGAAGGCGTTGCTTATTAATAATTATTTTAATCCCAAGGTTTTGCCTGCGGACGAGGAGGGAGGAGAGAGGAGAAAGGAGGGAGGAGTTTAA